In one window of Henckelia pumila isolate YLH828 chromosome 1, ASM3356847v2, whole genome shotgun sequence DNA:
- the LOC140861277 gene encoding uncharacterized protein: MQCSLDRATVVYWVVRINGAQLLNVASLLKNAICETLGVVYTTNHGHYLGLPSLIGRNKIEVFDFIKEKVWKRMNGWRQKFLSRAGKVRNFLWRTLLNFLPTMTARKYRKVDVFEWCPICHHEPEDPLHALVSCPLILNIWSLTSIGSHVSNVSSILEWWNNLVISSNSSEIIVATEIMWSVWKNRNDVVWNRKGKSPAMIFYSAMELRTCWVGITSQTTQPPSFQLQNAFSRWTPPPTTHLKCNVNVDVALFTKPPHMGFECLLRNSGGTVLAAIHGRILGFHEPTIAEEKGIREALRWIKRQQLSHIIFESDSLLFINALQDSSPNLFHLGLIVDDCKYLARDLQSCSFVFVKRSANHAAHAL; this comes from the exons ATGCAGTGCTCATTAGATAGAGCTACAGTGGTGTATTGGGTCGTGAGGATTAATGGTGCACAACT TTTGAATGTGGCTTCATTGTTGAAAAATGCTATATGTGAAACTCTTGGGGTGGTCTATACTACCAACCATGGTCACTACCTTGGTCTTCCTTCTCTTATTGGAAGAAATAAGATCGAAGTGTTTGATTTCATTAAAGAAAAGGTGTGGAAACGAATGAATGGTTGGAGGCAAAAGTTTCTTTCTCGTGCAG GAAAGGTTCGTAATTTTCTTTGGCGCACTCTTTTGAATTTCTTGCCAACTATGACTGCTCGAAAATATCGTAAAGTTGATGTTTTTGAATGGTGCCCAATTTGTCACCATGAGCCGGAAGATCCACTTCATGCTTTGGTTTCTTGTCCACTAATTCTAAATATTTGGAGTTTGACATCCATAGGCAGTCATGTGAGTAATGTCAGTTCTATTCTAGAATGGTGGAACAATCTTGTGATCTCTAGCAACTCCTCGGAAATTATTGTGGCAACTGAAATTATGTGGAGTGTTTGGAAAAATAGAAATGACGTTGTTTGGAACCGAAAAGGGAAATCACCTGCTATGATATTTTATTCAGCAATGGAGCTTCGCACATGTTGGGTTGGGATAACTTCTCAGACTACACAACCCCCTAGTTTTCAATTGCAGAATGCATTTTCGAGATGGACACCTCCTCCTACAACTCATTTGAAGTGTAATGTTAATGTGGATGTTGCACTATTCACCAAACCTCCTCATATGGGCTTTGAATGTTTGTTAAGAAATTCTGGGGGTACTGTTCTGGCGGCAATCCATGGTCGAATACTTGGTTTTCATGAACCAACCATCGCTGAAGAAAAAGGAATTCGAGAAGCACTACGTTGGATTAAAAGACAACAACTTTCTCATATTATATTTGAATCTGACTCTCTTTTGTTTATTAATGCTTTACAAGATTCGTCTCCAAATTTGTTTCATCTTGGTTTGATAGTCGATGACTGTAAATATCTAGCTAGGGATTTACAATCTTGCTCTTTTGTTTTTGTTAAAAGATCAGCAAATCATGCTGCTCATGCATTATAA